From Nymphaea colorata isolate Beijing-Zhang1983 chromosome 6, ASM883128v2, whole genome shotgun sequence, a single genomic window includes:
- the LOC116256125 gene encoding uncharacterized protein LOC116256125: MPSRVLNWQTPHSMLPKSREPLSLPPRVFGCVCFIHNHSSNIKKLDPRSVKGIFLGYSPTQKGYKCRDPSTGRAHVTKDVTFLEHASYFGENSLQGERSTMREEYSPSHEIQSTDFLEYKKEEIEVTNPLEHNEDDGCSPVDKERHDHLFGQVYSRQKSPAAGPTDGADEAMLSGDKNPTPNPNATPFLDDPSRAQEMSVEELLLKLKVIPSGLMRCKKKWKP; this comes from the exons atgcctagtcgtgtgttgaattgGCAGACGCCCCACTCTATGTTACCGAAGAGTCGTGAACCTTTATCTCTTCCACCTAgagtttttggatgtgtttgttttattcacaatcatagttctaatattaaaaagcttgatcctaGGTCAGTTAAGGGCATTTTTCTAGGTTATTCccccactcaaaaaggatataagtgtcgagacccttccacagGTCGTGCccatgttaccaaagatgtcaccttcttggaacatgcttcatattttggtgagaattctcttcaagGGGAGAGGTCTACAATGagagaagagtattctcccagtCATGAGATTCAGTCTACGGATTTTTTGGAAtacaagaaggaagagattGAGGTTACTAACCCTTTAGAGCACAATGAGGATGATGGATGTTCTCCTGTGGATAAGGAGAGACATGACCATTTGTTTGgacaagtttactctaggcaaAAGTCGCCTGCGGCAGGACCCACTGATGGAGCTGACGAAGCGATGCTCTCTGGGGACAAAAATCCTACTCCAAATCCTAATGCTACTCCTTTCTTGGATGACCCAAGCCGTGCCCAAGAAATGTCAGTTGAAG aACTATTGCTGAAGCTCAAGGTGATTCCAAGTGGGTTGATgcgatgcaagaagaaatggaagccctaa